Genomic DNA from Halomonas sp. BDJS001:
CTACTAGGACGCCGCGCCATGCGCCGTCTAATGGTGGCACCCGGTGCGGCATTTTTGCACGGTGAGCCTTAACCCCTTATTTAGTCGCCTTAACCTAGGCTCGGAGTCTCTTAAATGCATATCGCTCTGCTGTCACGCAATCGCAATTTGTACTCTACCCGCCGCTTGGTTGAAGCCGCAGAGCAGCGAGGACATACCGCCCGCGTGGTGGATACGCTGCGCTGCTATATGAGCATTACCTCGCACCACCCATCGATTCACTATAAAGGCCAAGAGATTGAGCCTTTCGATGCGGTGATCCCGCGCATTGGTTCATCGGTGACTTTTTATGGCTGTGCGGTGCTGCGTCAATTTGAAATGATGGGCACCTACGTTATCAACGATAACGTCTCGATTACCCGCTCACGGGATAAGCTGCGCTCACTGCAGTTGCTGTCACGCAAAGGGCTGGGGCTGCCGATTACCGGCTTTGCCCACTCTCCAGATGACATCCCCGATCTGATTACCATGGTTAAAGGTGCACCGCTGGTCATCAAGCTGCTTGAAGGCACCCAGGGGATTGGCGTGGTATTGGCGGAAACCAACCAGGCCGCTGAATCCGTCATTCAAGCGTTCATGGGCATGAAAGCTAACATCATGGTGCAGGAGTACATCAAAGAGGCACGCGGCGCCGATATTCGCTGCTTCGTGATCGGCGATAAAGTGGTGGCTTCAATGAAGCGTCAGGCGGCTGACGGTGAGTTTCGCTCGAATCTACATCGCGGCGGTACCGCCAGCGTGATCCGCATCACCCCTGAAGAGCGTTCAACGGCGATCCGTGCAGCCAAAGCCATGGGCCTACGCGTTGCTGGTGTCGACTTACTACGTTCCAATCACGGCCCGGTGATTATGGAGGTAAACTCCTCACCAGGTTTGCAGGGCATTGAGAACGCAACCGGTAAAGATATTGCCGGAATGATTATTGAACACATTGAAAGAAACGCCATGCCTGCCCGCAAAGCGCCACCCAAGCCTAAAGGCTAAGGTAAAATATTAAAATAATCCGCTTCGGGGGTGGCAAATAGTCGCTGTCACCCCCACAATTTGCGTCACCGAAGGAGGTAGACGCTCATGTTTCTCGATAATCGCCAAGTGGCGATGGACAGCGTATTGGAAGCGCTGGCCGATAGCATTGATTATTTCCAAGACAATATTGAACGCCTGCGCCCCTCGCTGCGTGACGCTTTAAAGCCGCATTACGCTACGCGGCTTAAGCAGATGCGCAAGTTGCAGGAGCTTGCCCGTGCGCATTTGAAAATGCTGCCTCGGGATGCGGACGTTGAGCGCGATGATTTTTTATGGCTGTGGAGTCGGCTAAAAAGCTTTGTCGGCAACGATAGCCAAGTACTCATCAATGAGCTATTGGAGCAAGAGCGTGTCTTAATGCAGGCGCTCTCCTCGCTATATACCCATCCGTTACCCGATCCGATCGAACCGGTGGTCGAAGAGTGCATGCAGGGATGCCGAAAACTTATCCGCGAGCTGTATGCGCTGCAAAAGCGCAAGACGCACCGTTAAGGGGCTGCAAAGCGCTCGTTTAGCGAAGGCAGGATAAGATCGATGGGCGCCCGCCTAGGTAACTCGATGGGCTCGGGCGTACCGAGAAAATAGGGCTTCCTCCCCCATACATAGAGATCCCCCAGGGTGGCCACACGCGCTGCCCATTCGCGCAGCTTTAAACGCCATCCCACCGTTACGTTAGGGTCATCTGCCACGCAGCCAGTCACGTCGATACCTAGCTCACGCCCAATATAGACCGCGCGGGGAAGATGCCAGCTCTGGGTGATCAGCAGGGCTTTCTCTAGTTGAAACACATCCCGGGCACGCGCCAGGGTGTCATAGGTACTAAAGCCCGCAAAATCCATGGTCAACTGCTCAGACGTCACGCCCCGCCGATACAGCTCACGCCACATGGCTCTTGGCTCATTATACGCCTGGGTACGGTTATCCCCGGAAAGCAACAGATGCTCCACCTGGGAATGCTCAATTAAGGTAGCAGCCGTTCGCATGCGCGCATGGAAGTGTGGGTTTCGCCCTCCTCTACGGGTCCAGTGAGACGTGCCGAAGACAATCCCCACCTCAGCCGGGCGACACTGCTGTGGCTGACGCTCAATATAAGCCGCAGTCGTCGCGAGCACCCAAAAGTTACCACCTATAAACAGCAATGTCGCCAGCAGCAATAGTGCTCCTAGCGACATTAATAAACGCTTTAGCCATATTAACAAAACGTTATGCATCCAGCTCCCCAGCCGGGATTAGAACATGCCGAGTTCAAGTTTGGCCTCGTCACTCATCATGTCACGGCTCCAGGGTGGGCTGAAGACTATTTCGGTGTGCACTTTGCTGATCTGCGGCGCACCCAGAATCTTATTGCGCGCATCCGCCGCGATCACATCGCCCATCCCACAGCCGGGCGCCGTCAGCGTCATGCGAATGGTAACAAGCCGCTCGCCGCTGATCAGGCGTTCAATTCGGCAACCATAGACCAGCCCAAGATCAACAATATTGACCGGAATTTCCGGGTCAAAGCAGGTACGCAGCTGATCCCACACGAACTGCTCTATCTCCTGTTCAGAAGCCGTTTCCGGCAGCGTAGGACGCGGTAAAGGCTCAAGCCCCAGGGCATCCAGGTTGCTCCCTTCGATTAAGTAGAGCCGCCCCTCAAAACCAACGCTTACCGTACTGCCTTTCGCCTGCATAACGCTAACAACGCTGTCTTCGGCCAGTGTTTCCGTACTACCAAATGGAATGGCAATGGCGTCTACATCGCGCTGGAGGGGTAACTGTTGGCCACGCTCTAGACTTGCAACTTGCTCAAGATCCATAACTGTCCTTATGACGATTCTTAAAGAACCGACCTTAACGCACCATACCAATGACACGTTGGAGTGCTTCTACAAAGCGATCCACTTCTTCGAGGGTATTATACGCCGCAAAAGAAGCACGGCACGTTGCGTCTACCCCGAAGTGGTGCAACAAGGGCTGCGCGCAGTGGTGACCGGTACGAATAGCGACGCCAAGCTGATCAATCAGTAGCCCAATATCCTGGGAGTGGGCCCCCTCAACGATAAAAGAGAGCACTGCCGCTTTATTTGGCGCCGTGCCTAGAATACGCAGGCCATCAATATTACCCAACGCCTGGGTCGCGTGATTCAGCAGTTGGCCTTCCCAAGCGCCGATCGCCGCTATACCAGTGCTCTCCATCCACTCCAGGGCTCGGCCCAGAGCGATCACCTCCGCAATAGCAGGCGTGCCCGCTTCAAACTTGTGTGGAATAGCGGCAAAAGTGGTGCCCGAGTCAAAAGAGACGGTGCTGATCATCTCGCCACCGCCCTGCCAGGGTGGCATGGCTTCAAGCAGCGCTTGCTTGCCGTAAAGCACGCCTACGCCGGTCGGCCCGTATACTTTATGGCCTGAGAAGGCATAGAAGTCGGCATCAATGGCCTGCACATCGACCACTTGGTGGGGTGTTGCCTGAGCACCATCAATCAAAATCAGCGCGCCTTGCTGATGGGCCAGGGTTGCCATCTCTTGCACCGGGTTAACGGTACCCAGAGCGTTAGAGACGTGGTTAACCGCTACCAGCTTGGTGCGCTCACTCAATAGCTCACGGTAAGCGGCCATATCCAGTGCGCCGGTAGCCTCAACGGGTATCACCTTGATGGTGAAGCCTACCTCGGCGGCCAACAGTTGCCAGGGCACGATATTGGAGTGGTGCTCCAACATCGAAATCAGCACCTCATCGCCCGGCGCAAGGTTTGTACGTCCCCAGCTATTCACAACCAGGTTAATCGCTTCCGTGGTGCCGCGGGTAAAGATGATCTGGCGTGCATCTTCCGCATTCAGGAACGCCTTAACCCGGTGGCGCGTGTCTTCAAATGCCGCTGTCGCCTCATCGGCAAGGGTATGCAGCCCGCGGTGAATATTGGCGTTATAGCGCGAGTAGTAATCGCTAAACACGTCAATCACCTGCTGAGGCGTCTGGCTGGTGGCCGCGTTGTCTAAATAGATCAGCGGCTTGCCATGCACCTCACGGGCCAGCACCGGAAAGTCCTGGCGCAGGCGCATAACATCAAAAGTCGCTGACGCTGGGCTTGTTTGCAAAGCACTCGCTTGCAAAGGGCTGAGCGTTGGCTCAATAACGGAATGTGGCATCAGACGCTCCTGATTGTTTAATGGCGCTAGTCGTTAAGTGAAACCGCCGCTTCGACCAACCCGGCAAGATTGAAACGCTCGGGCAGCTTGCCCGCAACCGCTAATTCGACACGCTCGGCAATCTCATCCAGAGTCACTTTTTCCAACACTTCGCCAGCAAAAGCGAGCGTTAGCAGACCCCGGGCAGTGGCTTCATCGATACCGCGGGTACGCAGCGCGTAGATCGCCTCTTCGTCTAACTGGCCCGTGGTGGTGCCGTGGGAGCACTTGACGTCATCCGCGTAGATCTCAAGCTCAGGCTTGGCATCGATGTGGGCGCGATCCGATAGCAGCAGGTTTTGGTTGCTCTGAAAACCTTCGATCTTCTGGCTATCGCGCTTGACGTACACCTTGCCGTTAAACACCCCATGGGCGCGGTCATCCAGAATGCCCTTGTAGTTCTCGTTGGAGAACGTCAGCGGCGCATTGTGGTTGACCTTGGTGTGGTTGTCGACGTGCTGGCGGCCCTGACCAAAGAACAGGCCCAGGAAGTTGGTTTCCGCACCCTGGCCATTCAAATCGCTGATCAGGTCGTTGCGCACCAGAGCGCCGCCCAGGCTCAGGTTGTAGGAGGTATAGCGCGTATCGCGTCCCTGCTCCACGTGGATGCTCGCCACATGCATATCCCCCAACGGCGCTTCTTGCAGCTTGTAGTGGGCCAGGATCGCGCCACGGTCAAGCATCAACTCGCCTACCACGTTGGTAAAGTTAGTCGCTTCGCTTTCGCCGGTATAGTGCTCAATCAGCGTCGCTTCGCTACGCCCACCGGCTTCCACCAATACACGCGGATGGCACATCACCGGCTGACCCGCACGGGACAGAAACTGCAGTAGGATGGGTTTCTCAACCACCGTTCCCGGTGCAATGCGCACCACGGCGCCCTCTTCCATAAACGCCGTGTTGAGCGCGGCAAAAGGCGAGAAATCAACCCCGGTTAAGCGCCCCAGCGGGCCACCCACGGCTTC
This window encodes:
- the sufT gene encoding putative Fe-S cluster assembly protein SufT produces the protein MDLEQVASLERGQQLPLQRDVDAIAIPFGSTETLAEDSVVSVMQAKGSTVSVGFEGRLYLIEGSNLDALGLEPLPRPTLPETASEQEIEQFVWDQLRTCFDPEIPVNIVDLGLVYGCRIERLISGERLVTIRMTLTAPGCGMGDVIAADARNKILGAPQISKVHTEIVFSPPWSRDMMSDEAKLELGMF
- a CDS encoding cysteine desulfurase, translating into MPHSVIEPTLSPLQASALQTSPASATFDVMRLRQDFPVLAREVHGKPLIYLDNAATSQTPQQVIDVFSDYYSRYNANIHRGLHTLADEATAAFEDTRHRVKAFLNAEDARQIIFTRGTTEAINLVVNSWGRTNLAPGDEVLISMLEHHSNIVPWQLLAAEVGFTIKVIPVEATGALDMAAYRELLSERTKLVAVNHVSNALGTVNPVQEMATLAHQQGALILIDGAQATPHQVVDVQAIDADFYAFSGHKVYGPTGVGVLYGKQALLEAMPPWQGGGEMISTVSFDSGTTFAAIPHKFEAGTPAIAEVIALGRALEWMESTGIAAIGAWEGQLLNHATQALGNIDGLRILGTAPNKAAVLSFIVEGAHSQDIGLLIDQLGVAIRTGHHCAQPLLHHFGVDATCRASFAAYNTLEEVDRFVEALQRVIGMVR
- a CDS encoding vancomycin high temperature exclusion protein, whose product is MHNVLLIWLKRLLMSLGALLLLATLLFIGGNFWVLATTAAYIERQPQQCRPAEVGIVFGTSHWTRRGGRNPHFHARMRTAATLIEHSQVEHLLLSGDNRTQAYNEPRAMWRELYRRGVTSEQLTMDFAGFSTYDTLARARDVFQLEKALLITQSWHLPRAVYIGRELGIDVTGCVADDPNVTVGWRLKLREWAARVATLGDLYVWGRKPYFLGTPEPIELPRRAPIDLILPSLNERFAAP
- the rimK gene encoding 30S ribosomal protein S6--L-glutamate ligase, whose protein sequence is MHIALLSRNRNLYSTRRLVEAAEQRGHTARVVDTLRCYMSITSHHPSIHYKGQEIEPFDAVIPRIGSSVTFYGCAVLRQFEMMGTYVINDNVSITRSRDKLRSLQLLSRKGLGLPITGFAHSPDDIPDLITMVKGAPLVIKLLEGTQGIGVVLAETNQAAESVIQAFMGMKANIMVQEYIKEARGADIRCFVIGDKVVASMKRQAADGEFRSNLHRGGTASVIRITPEERSTAIRAAKAMGLRVAGVDLLRSNHGPVIMEVNSSPGLQGIENATGKDIAGMIIEHIERNAMPARKAPPKPKG
- the sufD gene encoding Fe-S cluster assembly protein SufD; amino-acid sequence: MSDTQTFLDTLKARSSNYTAEPTWIAARRQAGAARFEALGFPTRRDEEWKYTDVRSIAQGNFAIADNAEFSPATAAALTLPIDAYRLTFVDGVFSSALSDVDSLPSSVQVLPLSKALAENHEAVGGPLGRLTGVDFSPFAALNTAFMEEGAVVRIAPGTVVEKPILLQFLSRAGQPVMCHPRVLVEAGGRSEATLIEHYTGESEATNFTNVVGELMLDRGAILAHYKLQEAPLGDMHVASIHVEQGRDTRYTSYNLSLGGALVRNDLISDLNGQGAETNFLGLFFGQGRQHVDNHTKVNHNAPLTFSNENYKGILDDRAHGVFNGKVYVKRDSQKIEGFQSNQNLLLSDRAHIDAKPELEIYADDVKCSHGTTTGQLDEEAIYALRTRGIDEATARGLLTLAFAGEVLEKVTLDEIAERVELAVAGKLPERFNLAGLVEAAVSLND